GCAGGGGGTTCTTTCTCGTTACGAAGGTTTAAGGGAATAATGGCCTGGGCTGAATTTTTGTGAGCTGCTTCATAGTTCTTTAGTTGGTCATAGCCTGCGTCCATAACATAAAACTTGGGTTTTTCATTCTCAGGAACAGATGAACTAACTTTTTCTATTAATACCGGGCCAAGATCACCATCATTCACATTAGCAGGAGTAACTTCAAATGCTATAGGCAATTCGCTTTCGGTATCCACAGCCAGATGAAGTTTGTAGCCAAACCAGGTTACGGTATTGCCAAAGGAGTCTTTTTTAGCTCCCCAATCGCCATTGCCTGTATTCTTGCTTTTATGGCGTGCTTGTTTTTGTTCGTAAGCGTTAATAGCCGTACTATCTATAGCAATCACTTCGCCGCTGATAACGCCTTTTTCGCGGCACTCTTTCACCAAGGCCAGGAAAAGTTCTTCTGCCAAATTTAAGGTTGTTATCTTCTGAAATACCCGGCTGAATGTGGCTATGGAAGGTACACTGCCTACGCCAAATCCGCATTGATAACGAAACCGTATATCAGATTTCAAACGGTCTACCAAGCCGGTAAATGTGCTAATACCAACAAGGGGAGCTGCCAGCAATGCCCTCAAGATGGCATCTCTTCTAAAACCTTTAGCTCCTTGGGGTAATCGACTTCTTAGTTTGACAGTATATGGTTCCAGGGATAAGTTTGAAAAAAATAGATGCAATCGTTCTTTTAATTCAAGTTCCATCAATTCTTCGAAGGAAAATAGGGTTTGTTGGAGAATATACAAAGTGACTTCACTCCTTTGGGAAATTCTTGTTTAGTCACTTGAATTTTTCTCCAATGTTGGGGTGAAGTCCTTTTTTATCCTAAAATAAACCCTTGAGAATTCTGGATGTGTTCATTATGCAAAATGCTCAATTTAAATGGCTGGTGCTAGATTTGTCCTAGGACGCCACATTTTGAAAAAATCTTAACCACCAAGAAATTTCCTAATTCCGTCAGCGCCAACCACCAAAACAATTCTTTTTAGATATAGGTCTAGCCTTACCAAAACATAAGAAAAAGGCTGCCCAAAAGTTCAATGAACTAATGAGCAACCTCTGTTCTCAAACATCTTTTTATTTTTTCAATACTTAGGGCTGCATTACATCATGCCGCCGCCCATGCCGCCCATACCGGCCATGGGGTTAGCGTTGTCCTTTTCAGGCTTATCGGATACCAGAGTCTCGGTGGTGAGAATCATGGCAGCGATGGAAGCAGCGTTTTGCAGGGCAGAACGGGTTACCTTAGCAGGGTCAACGATACCGGCACCGATCATATCAACATATTCTTCGGTGACAGCGTTGAAACCAATGCCCTTATCGCTAGCTTTAACCTTTTCAACTACTACAGAACCTTCCAGTCCAGCGTTGTTAGCGATTTGACGCAGGGGTTCTTCTAGAGCACGCTTAACAATTTCTACACCGGTTTTAGCATCGCCCTCAAGCTTGACGCTGTCTAGGGAAGCAATCAGGTTAACATAGGCGGTACCGCCACCAGGAACAATACCTTCTTCAACTGCAGCACGGGTAGCATTTAAGGCATCATCAATGCGCAGTTTCTTTTCTTTCATTTCAACTTCGGTAGCTGCGCCAACCTGAATTACAGCTACACCGCCAGCCAGCTTAGCCAGACGCTCTTGCAGCTTTTCACGGTCAAAGTCGGAAGTGGTTTCTTCGATTTGCTTTTTAATTTGGGCAATACGGCCTTCGATCTTGGATTGCTCGCCAGCACCACCCACGATGATGGTTTCTTCTTTCTTCACGCGAACCTGACGGGCAGTACCCAGCATTTCCAGTTCAGCTTTATCCAGCTTCAGACCGATATCTTCGGTAATTACGGTACCACCGGTGAGGATAGCGATATCTTCCAGCATAGCCTTACGACGATCACCAAAACCAGGAGCCTTAACAGCAACTACGTTCAGGGTACCACGTAGCTTGTTCAGTACTAAAGTGGCCAGAGCTTCGCCTTCCAGGTCTTCGCAGATAATAAGTACAGGCTTGTTACCGGTCTGAACAACCTTTTCCAGTACAGGTAGAATTTCTTGTACGGAAGAGATCTTCTTATCGGTAATTAAGATGTAGGGATCGGAAAGAGAAGCTTCCATCTTATCAGTGTCGGTAATCATGTAGGGGGAGATGTAACCCCGGTCAAAATTCATACCTTCTACAACTTCTAAGTTGGTGCCAATACCTTGGGATTCTTCAACGGTGATAACGCCGTCTTTACCCACTTTTTCCATAGCTTCGGCAATGAGGCTGCCGATGGACTCATCGTTAGCAGAAATGGTAGCAACCTGAGCAATGGCTTCTTTGCTTTCCACAGGTTTAGCCATAGCCTTAATTTCTTCTACAGCCTTTTCCACTGCCTTTTCGATGCCGCGCTTGATGATCATGGGGTTAGCACCGGCGGCAACGTTCTTCAGGCCTTCACGTACCATAGCCTGGGCTAATACAGTAGCGGTGGTGGTACCGTCACCGGCTACATCATTGGTTTTAGTAGCAACTTCTTTTACCAGTTGAGCACCCATGTTTTCGAAATGATCGGGTAACTCAATTTCACGGGCGATGGTCACACCGTCGTTGGTGATGGTGGGAGCACCAAATTTCTTATCGATTACCACGTTACGACCCTTGGGGCCCAAGGTAACCTTAACAGCTTCGGCCAGGGCGTTGACGCCTCTTTCCAAAGCTTTACGAGCATCTTCACTGAAAATAATTTCTTTAGCCAAGGTTCATGACCTCCTTATTATTCGAAATCTGATTTATTATTCAATAACGGCGAGAATATCCATTTCCCGCAGGATGAGATATTCTTGTTCGTCAATTTTCACTTCATTACCAGCATATTTGGAGAAGAATACCTTGTCCCCGGTTTTCACATCAATAGTGGCTCTTTGGCCATTTTCTAACAGGCGGCCGGGTCCCACGGCAATAACTTCACCCATCTGTGGCTTCTCCTTAGCGGTGTCCGGCAGTACAATGCCGCTCTTAGTTTTTTCTTCCTGGGGCAGCGCCTTAACAACTACCCTGTCACCTAATGGTTTAATCACAAAAACCCCTCCTTTAATATTTTAAAGTTACTTTTATATACGGGCTTTTGGCTGTTAGCACTCAATAGAGTCGAGTGCTAACACCCAGTAATTATAATATAGAACTGAGAAATTTAAAGCAAATACCCTAATGAGATAGGAATCACAATTATAGCAGGTAATTCCAAATTACGGGTATTTATCTTTAATTTTCTCCGTCTA
This region of Desulforamulus ferrireducens genomic DNA includes:
- a CDS encoding transposase; this encodes MELELKERLHLFFSNLSLEPYTVKLRSRLPQGAKGFRRDAILRALLAAPLVGISTFTGLVDRLKSDIRFRYQCGFGVGSVPSIATFSRVFQKITTLNLAEELFLALVKECREKGVISGEVIAIDSTAINAYEQKQARHKSKNTGNGDWGAKKDSFGNTVTWFGYKLHLAVDTESELPIAFEVTPANVNDGDLGPVLIEKVSSSVPENEKPKFYVMDAGYDQLKNYEAAHKNSAQAIIPLNLRNEKEPPAGMTSNGTPVCSMGYEMVYWGADKNILKFRCPHILGKVDCPFGSAWCSASNYGLVKKVNIKEDLRRYSSPHRNTRKWEELYDQRTAVERVNSRLKVHLTANRLHVWGIKKVKTHLLLNMIVLLVGALACKQSLQKAA
- the groL gene encoding chaperonin GroEL (60 kDa chaperone family; promotes refolding of misfolded polypeptides especially under stressful conditions; forms two stacked rings of heptamers to form a barrel-shaped 14mer; ends can be capped by GroES; misfolded proteins enter the barrel where they are refolded when GroES binds), whose translation is MAKEIIFSEDARKALERGVNALAEAVKVTLGPKGRNVVIDKKFGAPTITNDGVTIAREIELPDHFENMGAQLVKEVATKTNDVAGDGTTTATVLAQAMVREGLKNVAAGANPMIIKRGIEKAVEKAVEEIKAMAKPVESKEAIAQVATISANDESIGSLIAEAMEKVGKDGVITVEESQGIGTNLEVVEGMNFDRGYISPYMITDTDKMEASLSDPYILITDKKISSVQEILPVLEKVVQTGNKPVLIICEDLEGEALATLVLNKLRGTLNVVAVKAPGFGDRRKAMLEDIAILTGGTVITEDIGLKLDKAELEMLGTARQVRVKKEETIIVGGAGEQSKIEGRIAQIKKQIEETTSDFDREKLQERLAKLAGGVAVIQVGAATEVEMKEKKLRIDDALNATRAAVEEGIVPGGGTAYVNLIASLDSVKLEGDAKTGVEIVKRALEEPLRQIANNAGLEGSVVVEKVKASDKGIGFNAVTEEYVDMIGAGIVDPAKVTRSALQNAASIAAMILTTETLVSDKPEKDNANPMAGMGGMGGGMM
- the groES gene encoding co-chaperone GroES, with translation MIKPLGDRVVVKALPQEEKTKSGIVLPDTAKEKPQMGEVIAVGPGRLLENGQRATIDVKTGDKVFFSKYAGNEVKIDEQEYLILREMDILAVIE